The following proteins come from a genomic window of Miscanthus floridulus cultivar M001 chromosome 2, ASM1932011v1, whole genome shotgun sequence:
- the LOC136537172 gene encoding secreted RxLR effector protein 161-like, whose protein sequence is MEDSREDHWASVKQLLHYVKRTVDQGIIFPKTDESRLQLTVFSDADMVGDIDGRRSTSSVLVFLGSSPISWLSLKQKMVTLSTCEAEYVVAATVACQVVWLRRLLDELTGVEAHPPALMVGNQPAIAIAKNPIVIEFVETVRQLADILTKPLGCLRLTKEGDGVEKALYCDSVAAAELDG, encoded by the exons atggaggattccagagaggatcactgggcatCGGTGAAGCAGTTACTACACTACGTCAAaaggacggtggatcaggggatcatctttcccaagaccgACGAGAGTAGGCTacaactcactgtgttcagcgatgcagacatggtgggggacatcgacggacgacggagcacctctagcgtgcttGTCTTTCTCGGGTCgtccccaatttcatggctgtcgctgaaacagaagatggtgacgctatctacgtgcgaggcagagtatgtagtggcggccacagtggcgtgccaagttgtgtggctgcgccggctgctggacgAGCTAACCGGTgtagaagctcacccaccagcactgatggtgggcaaccagcccgccatcgccatcgcgaagaatccg atcgtcatcgagttcgtcgaaactgtcCGGCAACTTgcggacatcctcaccaagccgctcggatgtCTTCGACTCACGAag GAAGGAGACGGCGTCGAAAAGGCCCTCTACTGTGAttctgtagccgctgcag aactagatggatag